The nucleotide window ATCATCTTTTGACAGCATACCGGCTTTTTCAAGTCTTTCCCGGGTATCCAGCAATTTTTGAAGTTCACCGGTCCGGACGGCAAACTCGGAAAACATTGTCCGGGAAGATTCTTTTAAAAGAGACCCGCTGCTCTCAATCCTGTCCCGTGACTGTTTTGCAATCTGAACAGCCCTGTCAGCCGCCTTAACATCGGCATTGCCGATCAACTGGGCCAACGTCAATATTATGGCAACAAGGAAAATAAATACTGCATTTAACACTCTGTGTGATATCATCACGCTCTCCTTTCGCAAACGCTAAGATTATAAGAAAAATTTTCGGTACAGATCCGTATCAAGCCGCTTGCACACACGCATGGCTCTTTTTAATCTTGCATCATGCTTTGTTTTGGCTTTTTTGATTTCAAAACCGACATAGGCCTTCATCAGGCGTTGATCGTTTTCCCGGTAGGATTTGCCGCCCCTGATGATCCCGAGAAAATAGGTGTAGGTGGCCAGGGAAAACTCATTTTCACTCTCATTTGCATTAAACTCATGAACCGCTTTGGCAAGGTGGTTCATGGGAATAGGACGGCTCTGGATCAATGATTTTTTCATCAGGCGCTTCCAGCAGGGCAAATCATTTTCAAACAAGGCCTGATCCAGAACCAAGGCCAGTTCATCGCCTGAAATTTCATTTTGCCCCATGGATAGAGCCTGGCTGCAGGAAATCGTCTGTTTAGGTGTTTGCATAAGTTCAATGGTTTGTGTTTTTCTCAGACATCCCTGGGCAACAAATAAAATTATGACCAGGAACAGGGCAAGCAGTATACGATGTTTTTGACTAATCATTTATTTTCCTCCTTTTGTTGATAAGTTTCTCTGCCTTTTGAAATCTATATCGAAGGAAAATTTTGATTTTCTGAAAAAAAAATAATTAATTGTTAATTGTTAGCCGGAATCCCAGGAAGCTGTCCCGGTAATCGGTCAAATCCCTGCGCCGGTAAGCAGCCCGCAAAAACTTGGGCAGGTAATCCCAGCTGCCGCCGCGATCAACGCGAAAGGCGCTCCCGGATGTTATGAATGGATTGTTATGATCATGTTTTGAATAAGCATTTTTATCATAAACATCCTCACACCATTCCCAGGCATTGCCCAGCATATCAAACAGACCAAAGGGATTGGGCAGGTATGTTCCCACAGGTGCTGTGAACTGATATCCGTCACTGCACGCAAATGAAGGGTCCCAGCCGCTTCCTTTATCCGCTACATTGGCATAGTTGCACGCCTGGGAATCAGAGTCCCCCCAGAAGCGCATGAACTTTGTCCCGCCACGGGCTGCATATTCCCATTGGGCTTCTGTTGGCAGGGAAAATTTTTGCTCTGATTTTTGGTTCAGCCAGTTTATGAAAACCTTGGCATCATTCCAGGAGACACAGACAACAGGATGAATATCTGTCTGGCTGAAGCCTGGTTTTTTCCAATTATAGCCTATCTCTTCTTTCCAAATCCAGTTTGTGTGCTTGTTTTTGATCCAGGCCTTGCCTTTTTTGTCAGCATCTGTCCTGTAACCGGTCTCTTTAACAAATTGTTTGAACTGCCCCCGGGTCACCTCGGTCTTTGCCATCCAAAACCCGTCCACACAGACTTTGTGCAGAGGAAGTTCATCCATGCAATATCTGCTGTACATATCTTGCCCCGCCTCTTTGATCAGGTACTGTTTTTCAGCTTTGGTCTGTCCCATTTTAAAACATCCGCCCGGCACCCGGACAAATTCCATGCCCAGAACCGGATCTGTCCAAGTGTCACCTGGTTCCGGTTTGGCAGGTTTATTGGTCACAGGTTTATTGACCAGGGGTTTTTGAACCGGTTTGAACTTAACATGGCTCTTGTCGGATGATTCGGATGATGGAGGCAAAGCTTTCCCGGCAAGAAAATAGTCGGGAAACGGGGTTGTCGACACCCATGGCACCTGTTGTTTGTTTGTTTTTTTCATCACATCCAGCCCTGTTTGGTTGAACATCTTCTGGATATCCAGATTTGGGTTCTGAAAATTTTTTAACAAGGCTTCAGTATAAGTCCCGTTCCTGCCGTCCCCGTCAGCTGCCACAGATCCGGGAGATGTGGCATAAGCAATCACCGTGCCCAAAGGAGCATTCATTTGGACAAATCCTTTTTGGAAATTTCGAAAACTTTGTTTAAACGGATTGTCCCGGCAGGCATCCAGGATAACAATGTTCAAAGGATTTCCCGCTCGTTTCATCTTGGCAAGAAGCCTGCCGACAGCAACAGCCTCAAACTCCACTTCTGATTCTTCCCGGATAGTTGTATGGACAGGAATCAAATAATTTATCCCGTTGATCTGCATCCCGTGCCCTGCAAAATAGAACAGACCTATCTCAGACCGTAATAATTTTTTGCTAAATTCACGAAAAGATTTCAGCATGACTTTTTTAGGGACATCTGTTTTTAAAATCACATCAAAGCCAAGCCTTTTTAATACATGGGCCATGGCAACGGCATCATTCACAGAATTTTTCAAAGGGCCGGACCGGTAGGTGCTGTTCCCGATCACAAGCGCTGTGCGCTTGCCGGTTGTTGCCATGGTAATATTTGCGGCAAACAGCAGCAGCACTGCAAAAAATATCATTTTTTGAATCATTGCCTGCTCCTGAATATGATCTTTCTTCCGCTTTTCCAGTGGATAAAAATCTGCTTCAAGGTATTTAAACAAAACTGAATTCAAGATAAACAAAGAGGATGACCAGATAAATATAGGTTCTTGCTATATAAAATAGCAAAAACCATACCTGTGGCTTTTCACCTCAAAAGATTGTCTGGCAAAAATTACAAGCAATTATGGTGGGTATTCTATGAAATAAATGTAACAGTGTTACATAAAGTACATAAAACTTGAGCAATAAAATACATGATTAATCGTTGAGAATTAAAAATTCATACGGCAAACTTTTAAAATATTTTATGCATAAGTCGTACACGTTTTTCTTGACATACCCAAAGGTTTTTGGTAATACATAACAGTTGTTCAGGCGCGTAACTCAGTTGGTAGAGTGCTACCTCGACACGGTAGAAGTCAGCAGTTCAAGTCTGCTCGTGCCTACCATAAAAATCAAAGGCTCACAGTTTTTAACTGTGAGCCTTTTTTGATACCTAACTCTTATATGTGTGATAAAAAGCATAATATTTTTCTTTTTACCGATTAACAATTTCAAATTCAACACGTCGATTGATCTGTTTATTGTCAGTGCTTGTATTGGGTTTCAGAGGCAGCAATTCTCCATACCCTCTTATCTGCAGCTTGTTTTCGGGAAGATTGAAAGCGGCAATCAGATAGGCTTTAACAGAGTCGGCCCGGTCAAAACTCAGTTTTAGATTATACGCCTGTGTTCCGTCAGAATCCGTATGCCCGTTGATCATGATGGTTTTGTCTTTGATCGCATTTGACATCAATGCCGTTCCAACTTCCTTTAAAAGAGTATAGGACGATTTTTTCAAGGCAGAAGAATCATAATCAAATTCTATTCTAATTTTTAGCTTTGGGACATCCAGGTTTTCATCAACCACCACAATGGTTTTTTCCATTTTATTGTTGATCCTTTCGGCCACGGCGATAGTCCGCTTTTTTGAGGTAAAGCTTCGATATTTCACCGGTGGCCGGGTCAGCTCTTTTACCATCTCATCGCTCGTGGTTTGAAACCGAACTTCATCAGCCCACAAAAAAGAGGTCGATACTAAAAAGGCAACCCAAACCAATAGAGCTGTTTTTTGAATCATTTTGTTTCTCTCCATGTTTTTTTATTATGTTTTGTTAATTTTGCATGCAAGCTTAACAATTATAAACGATATTTTGGCTATGAAAAATTATTCATGATTACTCTTTCGTCAAAACAGGCAGTAAATCCCATGACAAAGCTATCCCTCTTTTGCGTGCATAATCAGTAAACCAGTCAGCTATTTCGTTTATGCTCAGATTAATTTGTTTCATACCATAAACCGCATCTTTTGAACCGGGCAGATCCGGCAGGGGGCGATCCGATGCAAAGGCCACCACCTGTTCGTTGCCGGTTTTGCCCTGTACCTCAAACTTAAAATCGGCTGCATATTGAGCGCCGGGGATGGATGTCACCTCTCCGGCCCTGAACAGCAGGGATTTTTTCGCAAACTCATTGGGATAAATTCTGAACACTTGCTGTTGTGCATCTGATGTAAAAATCTTGATGTAGACCGGCTTATTGGCCTTTGCAAAAAAAATGATCTCTTCTCCTTTTCTAAAGGACAGATTGTTTCTGCCTTTTTGTGTGAACAGCTCAACAAAAAGCTCGGCAGTTGGCGGCAGAATAATTTCCGGTTCCAGAGGGTTCAGCCAGTCGCTGTCAATATCAGCGGCTTTTACTATTGTCTGCTCAGCAGCCAGAATTTTTCCGTCAATATTTTCAAGCGTTGTCTTAATTTCTATGGTGCCGTTGTCTTTGGGCCAGAAACTGCCGCTGATAAAATGTGAAACCTTTGCCACGGATGCAATGGTTGCTTCCGGATTTTTTGTTGCCACAATGGTTCTGGTTCTCCTGGTTAACGATCGGGTCACTATCTTTTGCGTATGGGTGACCGGCGAAAAATACAGAGAAGATGCAAAATAATCCAGGAAACAATCATTTAAATAATCACTGAACAATGAATATCTCTGTTTGTTTTCCAGCTTGAATTTATTGATCACCACATCAGTTCTGTTGCGGCAGGGCCGCTTTGCCATAGCCTCGTTTTCCAGGCGGTACATTAAAAAGTTTATATGTCCTTTTAAATTTGCCTTAAACCATGTTGTGCGGCAAAATTGAAGCCCCATCTTTGCCTGGGCAGAGGCAATGATGGTTTTGCGGCATCCATAGGAACTTTTTTCCAACCGGTTCAGATCCAGGGACAGGACCATTGCTTCATGATCTTGTACATATTGACCGGAAAGGATCAAGTCTGCATGGGCTGACGGGTCGTCTGTGACGGAGAAAAAACGGTTTTTTCCAAAAATGGATTTTAAGTTTTCAAAAATCCTGAGACCCAGCGGTGTAATAGCGTTCAAACCGGCATCATGGAAATTATGCCTGCCGATATAAACCCTGTTGGTTGGATTTGTTAAATCCTGTCGATTGTTTTTGCCTATTGCTTCGTTAATAATCTTTTTTTTGTTAATAGCTTCTTCTATTATCAATTGCGAAACCGTTTGAGTAAGATCATCAAGGGATTGAATCTTTGGTTGTAACATTTGTTCCGGAATACTTTGAATGTCGGTCAAAATCTTTGCACCGGCAAGATGTCTGCCCGTATTCTTGTCCAGAATCGACACATGGAATACCATGGCATGGCCCATTTCTGAATAATCGCCCTTTAAAACGGCATTAGTCTGTTCCGGAGAATCTCCGGCATCCCGGAAAACTAATGAAGCGGCAAATGCATCTTTCATGTATTTTGCAAGTTCATCTCCAAGGGCAAGCTCGGGTTGCAACGGGTTGACTGGCTGAAAAGGCGGAGTTTTGATCTGAAGAGACATCATGCCGCTGTAATTCAGCTCCAGCAGCCGGACCAGGGATCGGGAGATTCGTTCAAATTCAGGTTCAAGCCATCTCGGGTCCATGTTTTTTCTGCTGATGCGGCCTTCCACAACCGCAAGATCTGTGCTTGCTGCCTCTCCCATGCATCTGAGCCGGACCGTGATCCACACATCATTTCCAGCAACCCTGTAAGATCCCATGGCTCTCAAGGGTTTTTCGCCTGTGTCCTGAACACTGAGAATAGCACCTGATTTTGAAAATTCAGATGCCAGGGCTTCGGCCAGCACAGATGAAAAAGGTAAATTCAGCAGGGTGTCTTTTTCCCAGAAATTATTAGCACTGATTTGAATATGGCTTGATGTAACATCAAACAGGGAGTTTATGTTAAAAACAATCTGTTTTGATGCAGCAGATAAAGACGAATTTTTTCCTGCAACATGTGTCTGTGTTGTAATGCAGGACGATAAAACAATGGACAAAAAGAGTAAACCCACGCACACAGAAAATTTTATTTTTCTCATATTTAGCTGCCTTTAAAGCTTCTTGTTTGACAAATCATTGTACTTATGACTATGAATGCACCTATACCGGGTAGAGGTAAATTACAAGTTTTTTTCAGAAAAAAAATTTAATTGTTCGATATGTATATTCAGAAGGAAATTTTTGTTGCTGACAGAAGAAAACGAAAGGCTTGTTAAAAAAATTGCTTTTAAACTATACCGAATATATTGTCCCAAAGGTGAGATGGGTGTTTTTACTGTAGAGGATCTGTTTCATTACGGCATCATCGGACTTTTAAAAGCAAAAAAAGGCTTTAAAAAAGAAAAAGGCGTCCCGTTTGATGCCTATGCCGACATCAGGATTAATGGTGAAATCATGGATGCAATAAGAAAAAGCCCCATAATCCGGTTGCCGCATGCAAAAAGAAAAAAGGCAAAACAGCTGGAGCAGGCAAGAAAGGCCCTGCTGGACAAAAATATACCACCTGATCCTGAAACTGTTGCGCAAAAACTGGGCTGGACTGATGAAGAGGTTTTAAAAACAGAGAGCCTGTCAAGCCATGTGATATCCGCAGATGCAAATCCTGGTACAAGCAATTGGTTCGATTTAAGATCAACAGACACCATTGAAGAAAAAGTGTTGAACAAGGATTTTGCACACACTTTTAAACAATGCCTGGACCAAATAGACGATGACACGGAACGGCTTGTTTTCATGGCAAGGCAGCTGGAGGAAATGACCTTGAAAATGGTGGGAGAGCGCCTTGGCTTTTCAATTGAAAAAGCCCGGCAAAAACAGATCAACGCACAACAAAGCATGAAATCCTGTCTTGAAAAAAAAGGATGGGACTTAACCAATTAAAGATTGGGAGTTTGTCATGGATAAACATATCAGTATCAAACAGATCAGCACCAAACAGGCACTGAAAATCTGGGCTGAGTATTCGCCAGTACACCAGGACCATATTAGCCAAGAAAAATTATACTTGTTTTCATTGCCCGGCGGCCTGCAAAAGGCCGACAACTATGATATCCATCACCTGTCACTTTGTCCCCGGTGTCTTAGCGCCTGGGAAACGCTCTGCTCTTTGAGCGAACTTTCACTGGCTGATGACCCGGATGAAAAACAGGGAGAAGAAATTTTAAGCTATGGCTTGCTGCAGGCAGCATCCAGCGCCTTTACGGAACCGGTCTATATCAACAGCAGTTGTGACAAATTCAGGCTGGGCATTTTCCCGGACAATGACAACCCCCAAAAGGCCATGATCGTGCTGGAAACAACAAGTGCCGGCAAATCCTGCCAGGGCATGACGGCAAGCATACGGGATGCCAACGGCTTCATGGTCATGGAAGCCACTGTCAAACAGGGCCGGGCCGCGTCCATAACCGACCATCTGGATACCCTGGATCTGTCAACATGGACCATTATATTGTCCGGATCAGCAGATAAAGATACCCATGAGTAATATCCGGCTATTGTTTGACAACGGCAGTTATTATTCTGTAATGTGTTCTCTTTGGCCGCCAAAGCCGGGAAACCCCAGACCCGCAGAGGCATTCATTGTATCGGAAAGCGAGGGCGACTTTACCTTGGCGGCAAGAACAGCCGCTCTTGCCGCCTATACCTGTTTAGAATCAAGAGGAGAAAAAATATCCCCTTTTACCGCCGGAATTGAGTTGTTGGAAAGAATCAATGCCAAAGCCAATATTGCCGGTGAAAGCGGCGGGCTTTGCTTTGCCATTGCCATTGCAGCAGCCTTGTTAAAGGTTGATATGCCGGACATTGCTGCCACCGGCGTTCTCACGGCAGACGGCAGCATAAAAAAAGTAAAAGGTCTCCATACCAAGCTGACGACCGCTGTCAAGCTGGTAAGCGAAAACGGATTTATCTTTTATCCCAGAATCAATGGCAATGAGATTTCTGATGATCTTTGGTCTGTTTTTAAACAAAAAAACTTACGATGTCATGGAGTTACGCATATAAACCAGGTTTTTGATATCCTGCTGCCGCCGCAACAAACAACAGGCATCTTAAAGAAAATCATTCTTCTGATTCTTGCGCTCATACTGACCGGCTTGGTGGGGTACTTTTGTTTAAGCACTACTGACATGGGTTTAACTTCCTTAGAAACAAAAATAACAAAACCAATGCCATTATCCCCTGCAGCTGACCCTTCCCCTTTAATTAAAAAACCAAAGCCGTCCCTGCCAAAGCCGATAAAATTGCCACCGGTTAAGATCGAGCCTATAGACACGGGCTTTGACTAATTTTTCTTTTTTTCAGCCAGGATTCAAAATCAAGGGTAAGCGCTTTGGGTTTGGGCAGTACAGGTGTTTTTCCGTTGTTTTTCTCAGGAACGGGCGTATTGGGGTTAAGGACTTGTTTGATCTCCCTTACTTCTTTTATCAGCAAGGAAAGTTTGTCTTCAATACGAAAAAGTGCGTTTGAAATATCAGGATTGTTTTCTGTCTCATCTTTTTTTATCGCTTTTTGGGGTGTTGCCGCTTTTGGGGGAACAGTTTTTTTTTGGGGGGCATGATGTTTTTCAAGAAATGCCAGGCATTGATCCCAGAAAAGCTCCATGGGCATCTGGCCGGTTTGGTCTGGGGTGGCGATCAGTTTTCGGGCAATGGCATTGATGCATTTTGATGCAATTGTGTCCGGGAAAAGCATAAAAAAAGGGGTCTGGGAAATCACCGAGGCCCGTACATTTTTGTCTGATGCCATAATCCCCAACGGCTCCACTTTAATCAAAAGAAAGCGATTAACGGTCTCTTTTAGCTGAACATAGGCTTTTTGAGCGGCTTTGCCGGATCTCACCTGGTTGATCACCACCTTGACCGGACGATCATATTGATATTTTGACAGCACTTTGAGCAGGGAATAGGCATCGGTCAGGGAAGTGGGTTCGCATGTGGCCACCAGGATGATTTCATTGGACGCCATGCAAAAAGACAGCACCTGGGCGGAGATGCCGGCAGATGTGTCAAAAATAAAATAATCATAGTCTTCAAGATCTAAAAACGCGGAAATAAGGTTATCGGTTTGAGTCCGGGTCAGGTCTGCAATTTTTTCCACACCGGAACTTCCCGGTATAATGTCAATCCCCTGATATGATTTGATTATGATGTCCGTTAAGTCGGCCTGTCCTTCAATAACCGATTCAAGATCTTTTTCAGGATAAATGCCGGTGAGGATATTCACGTTGGCAAGACCAAGGTCAGCATCAAACAGGCAGACTTTAAATCCTTTTGATGCCAGTGCCAAAGATACATTCAAACTGATACTTGTTTTTCCGACCCCGCCCTTCCCACTGGTAATGGTAATGATTCTTGCCATGATGATTTGCCTATTGTTTTGGAAATGCAATGATGTTGACGTCCCGGCCCTGTTGTTTCAAGGAAAACTCAATGCAGCGGCTTTTATATTCCCGGGTTATTTTCTTGTGGGCACAAACAATAAACTCGTTAAATTCAATCTGCTGATTATCTCGCTTCGGGTTCCCGCTCAAGCGCCTCAACAATTCATATCTGTCGTACAATGTTTGGATAGATTCGTTTTCCTGTTCAGGATCTTTTATGGATGTTTTAAAGCTTAAAAGAAAAGGCAGATCCAGGGGAGTTCTCCCGGATGAGGAATGATCTATATTGGTTTTGTAAATGATTCCGTAAAACCGGGAAAATCCTGAAAACGAAATGAACACGGCCTTAAACCTGTATTGGGGAAACCTGTTGTTCAATTTTTGTATGAACAACAGGTTTTCAGGGTCTGTAATCCCTATCAGGATGGTATGGCCCTTTAAAACCAGGGGAATCATTCGATTTTCCAGGGAGTCGTGTTTATCCAGAACATTAACCAGCCTTGTCCTGTCTGCTTCATTAAAAACAAAATCAATGATGGATCTGAACGGAATATGAAATAAATTAAACAGCAATAGTTGCATTTCGCTCATTGAAATCACCAGGTCTTTGAGGAGCAGGCTGATAAATGGAAGATCAAGAGTCAGTGATGCATTGTGTGCGTTTAAAACTTTTTCTCTTGATATCATATTTTTTGACACCATTTCTTTTAACTTCGTCTTTTTTGAAATCAGTGCCGATTGAATGGATACAAGTTTATTATATTTATGAAGAACACAATAATTATCCACCGGCGTGACCAGATTCAGGTCACATAAAATCATTCCAAACAGGCGGTTTTTTATCAGGCCCGGAGAATCCTGCATTTTTGCCTGGATCAAAAGAACCCTGTCAATGTCTTCCGGACAGATTAATCCTTGCTCGACAAAAAGTTCACCGGTTTTCAACGCCCCAACCTGTTCGGACAGTGTTTTTTTCTTGTCTGGCAATGGTCTTAAACCTTTATCCTTGTTTCATTTTTGATGAGATAACCGGCAGGATGATGATAAAAAAGGTTCCCTTGCCCGGCTTTGTCTTGCAGGTGATTTTTCCGTTCAGCTCTTTGACAATGGAATGGACAATGGCAAGCCCCAGCCCTGCATTGGCCGTCCCTGTTTTGGTTGTGGTATACGGCTCAAACAATGTTTCTTTGATTGTTTCGTCAATCCCCGGCCCATCATCGGAAATTACGATCTCCACACTTCCCGGAATTCGCTTTTTTTCGTCAATCATAATTTTTGCTGAGTCTGATAAAAATCGTGTGGTGACGGTTATTTTACCCCCTTTATTCATGGCTTCGGCTGCATTTTTTATAAGATTGATAAACACCTGTTTTAATCCGTTCCGGTCGGTTTTGACTCTGGGCATTTCAGGATCAACAAGAATGTCGGCCTCAATCTGTTTTGGCAGCAGGATTGATTTCTTTAAAATTTCCAATATGCCCAGGCAAAGCTGGTTAATGTCAACAGGTTCAAATCCGTCGATTTTCGGGCTTGAAAAGCTTCTGAGTTTATCCAAAAGCCCTGCAACCCGGCTCATTTCTTCATTGATCACGCAAAGGTCTTCTTGAACCGGATGTTTATCAGGCAGTTTCAGGCCCAGGGTTTGAATATAATTTTTAATAATTGCGATGGGGTTGTTGATTTCATGAATCACCTTATCGGTCAGTGTTGAATAAGCTTGCATTTTCTTTTCGTGAATATTGACCGCATAGTCATTATAAAACCGGATACTTTGAATACACACGCCTGTCTGTTGTGAAAAAAGCCTGACCAGGCCACTGTTATCATCAAGAGTTTTGGCTGTTGCCGCATCAACTCCGAGTACCATGATCCCGGATGTGTTTTTTGATGAACAGATGGGGACACAATACATGCCTTTTGCCTCAAGCAGCCGGATAAGCTGTGTGTCCGATATGGCAAGTTTTTGATAGGGTGTCTGTTTCAAACTGTTTTGAACCGTGTTCTCTTTTAAACATTTCACCACAAGGCTGGATGTATTGGATATTGGCAGGGCAATACTTTGGATGATTTTATTGGCTTTATCATTACTGCTGCACCCCCCGGTTAACATATTTTTTTTTTCATCCAAAAAAAAATAAAACATCCGGGGAACATTGAATATGATTTTAAACCCGTTTTGTGCAACATCCAGAACCGCATCAACATCCCTGGCTTGCAGCAGATTTCGCAATGTGCCGAAAAACAAAGACAGATCCTTTATTTCACAGGTCAATGACTCTTCGCAGTCGTTATCCTGAACATAATCCGAATTTATGCCAAGGCTTTTGGCCATGTCAAAGACTTCTTGTTCCGCCTCAACAGCAATCTGTTCCAGTCCTGTCCGGGGAATATCCGTCAGGCAGATAATATCCGGGATCTTTTCAAGTACCGCTGTCCGCCCGGCCAGAATGTTTGAAATAAATACAACTTTCACATGAAAGAGCGCGCTTTTAATCTGCTCAATGGGTTCATTGATAAAAAGCACGGCATCTGCAATCAGTGGATTCAAATTCCATTGCCTGAAAAGCCATGCACTTACCTGGGGGGTGTCGGCACCAAACATTTCCATTTCAGCGGCAAGGATCTGTTTTTCATTGGGCGTTGTTTGCAAAACGGTTTTGTAATCATCGGGAAAATTCTGCAAAAGAACCAGCCTGCCGATATCATGCAGCAATCCTGCCAGGAAAAATTCATCAGGGTCTGAAAAATTATTTTCCAGGGCTATTTTTTTAGCAATCACACCGCATTTATAAGAATGATACCAGAACCGGCCGATATCAAACTCGGGAACGATTTTTGATACATTAAAAAACCGCATGGCAGATGTGCTGATGGCCATATTCCGAATCGTATCAACGCCCAGGTAGACAACAGCATTTTTTATGCTGTTCACAGCCTTGGGCAAATTTATATAGGGTGATCCGATAATCTGCAGAAGCCTGGACGTTAAAGAAGGATCTGTAGAAATAATTTCGGCCAGCTCATCAATACTTGTCTTTCCACTGTTACAGGCCTTGATGAGTCTCAGCATGACCTGGGGAAGCTGGGGAAGAGTATTGGATTGTTTTATTTTTTCAAAAATATGTGTTTGTTTCATTACCCGAAGCTGCACTTAAGTTGTTAAAAACAATTAAAAATCTTTTTAAAATAAAAAAAGGATTTTTAAGGATCTATAGATATTTATCATCTATAAATCAATACTTTTGCCAATTAAACTCAGTATTGTCCGGTTAGGTTTTTGCATTAAATGATTTTGTTTGTTCTTTGAAATTATTGTCCTCAGTCGGTCCTGAATTATCCTGGCCCTGAAATAGTTCATTCAAAATTTTAGTTCGTAATTGCCGCACTCTTTTGATTGATATCTTTTCATTGAATTCTTTATGGCAATATATCGCCATCAGCAAGTATGTGATAAGGCCTCCGAGAATTTGAACCATAAGCCCATATTCACTTCTGGCAATCAGATGATAGACTTTAAGGTGTTCCTTCCACCACTTGAAAAAGCTCTCAATGGTCCATCGGAGCTTATAGATGGTTGCTATCTGTTCTGCCGTCAGATCCTGCCGATCAGTGGCAACATAATATTTGCTTCCGGCAATCTTATAACCAACAAGCCGAACAGGCTTTTTGGTTTGATTCTGACCCGGCGTGCCAAGGAGAACCACGGCATCATAAAAAATATAATTATCAGGGGCTATAGGGCGTTTCTCAATAATTGTCCTCGTTGTTTTGGCTTTAATTCGGCAAACAAAATGTTTGTTTGCATCTTGAAGCAAATCAAATTCCCTATGAGATTGGTAACCTCGATCCATAACACCAGTTTGACCTTCAGCGAGAATCTGATCAATAAAGGGACGTTCACCGCCATTGCCTTCCGTAAGGAACACCTTGCTCGGGATACCACTGTTGATGTTAAAGCCACAATGGGCCTTAGCTTTTTTCGACCCTTTCCTGTAGTCAGCCCAATACATTGACAAGACCGCATCAATCAAGCTGCCATCAATTGATATTAAATCGCCCAGATCTTTATGCTCTTTGGGCAAAACATTTGCAGCCTGTTTATAAAGATTTTCAAAAATGAATTGTAATTGTTCAAGTCCCCGGTGGTTGACTGCTTC belongs to Desulfobacula toluolica Tol2 and includes:
- a CDS encoding GspE/PulE family protein encodes the protein MPDKKKTLSEQVGALKTGELFVEQGLICPEDIDRVLLIQAKMQDSPGLIKNRLFGMILCDLNLVTPVDNYCVLHKYNKLVSIQSALISKKTKLKEMVSKNMISREKVLNAHNASLTLDLPFISLLLKDLVISMSEMQLLLFNLFHIPFRSIIDFVFNEADRTRLVNVLDKHDSLENRMIPLVLKGHTILIGITDPENLLFIQKLNNRFPQYRFKAVFISFSGFSRFYGIIYKTNIDHSSSGRTPLDLPFLLSFKTSIKDPEQENESIQTLYDRYELLRRLSGNPKRDNQQIEFNEFIVCAHKKITREYKSRCIEFSLKQQGRDVNIIAFPKQ
- a CDS encoding HDOD domain-containing protein; translated protein: MKQTHIFEKIKQSNTLPQLPQVMLRLIKACNSGKTSIDELAEIISTDPSLTSRLLQIIGSPYINLPKAVNSIKNAVVYLGVDTIRNMAISTSAMRFFNVSKIVPEFDIGRFWYHSYKCGVIAKKIALENNFSDPDEFFLAGLLHDIGRLVLLQNFPDDYKTVLQTTPNEKQILAAEMEMFGADTPQVSAWLFRQWNLNPLIADAVLFINEPIEQIKSALFHVKVVFISNILAGRTAVLEKIPDIICLTDIPRTGLEQIAVEAEQEVFDMAKSLGINSDYVQDNDCEESLTCEIKDLSLFFGTLRNLLQARDVDAVLDVAQNGFKIIFNVPRMFYFFLDEKKNMLTGGCSSNDKANKIIQSIALPISNTSSLVVKCLKENTVQNSLKQTPYQKLAISDTQLIRLLEAKGMYCVPICSSKNTSGIMVLGVDAATAKTLDDNSGLVRLFSQQTGVCIQSIRFYNDYAVNIHEKKMQAYSTLTDKVIHEINNPIAIIKNYIQTLGLKLPDKHPVQEDLCVINEEMSRVAGLLDKLRSFSSPKIDGFEPVDINQLCLGILEILKKSILLPKQIEADILVDPEMPRVKTDRNGLKQVFINLIKNAAEAMNKGGKITVTTRFLSDSAKIMIDEKKRIPGSVEIVISDDGPGIDETIKETLFEPYTTTKTGTANAGLGLAIVHSIVKELNGKITCKTKPGKGTFFIIILPVISSKMKQG
- a CDS encoding MinD/ParA family protein, coding for MARIITITSGKGGVGKTSISLNVSLALASKGFKVCLFDADLGLANVNILTGIYPEKDLESVIEGQADLTDIIIKSYQGIDIIPGSSGVEKIADLTRTQTDNLISAFLDLEDYDYFIFDTSAGISAQVLSFCMASNEIILVATCEPTSLTDAYSLLKVLSKYQYDRPVKVVINQVRSGKAAQKAYVQLKETVNRFLLIKVEPLGIMASDKNVRASVISQTPFFMLFPDTIASKCINAIARKLIATPDQTGQMPMELFWDQCLAFLEKHHAPQKKTVPPKAATPQKAIKKDETENNPDISNALFRIEDKLSLLIKEVREIKQVLNPNTPVPEKNNGKTPVLPKPKALTLDFESWLKKRKISQSPCL
- a CDS encoding IS4 family transposase; amino-acid sequence: MIKDFVPKIKFQSMTFDKFIAPLLKLLPFAPELLSRGDRPLKMTFEDQIKALVYFHLQEHKSARHLIQDMKENAFAKQNIAPDDGISRSSFSEAVNHRGLEQLQFIFENLYKQAANVLPKEHKDLGDLISIDGSLIDAVLSMYWADYRKGSKKAKAHCGFNINSGIPSKVFLTEGNGGERPFIDQILAEGQTGVMDRGYQSHREFDLLQDANKHFVCRIKAKTTRTIIEKRPIAPDNYIFYDAVVLLGTPGQNQTKKPVRLVGYKIAGSKYYVATDRQDLTAEQIATIYKLRWTIESFFKWWKEHLKVYHLIARSEYGLMVQILGGLITYLLMAIYCHKEFNEKISIKRVRQLRTKILNELFQGQDNSGPTEDNNFKEQTKSFNAKT